In a genomic window of Amphiprion ocellaris isolate individual 3 ecotype Okinawa chromosome 13, ASM2253959v1, whole genome shotgun sequence:
- the LOC111566339 gene encoding protocadherin gamma-A10-like: MFFMWMIAGRSRWQALVVILCLLKLSSVSGQARYSIPEEQAEGSFVGNIARDLGLDVARLISGKARIITKGSRQYVDLNRDKGTLVIKEQIDREELCGKTTPCSFSFEVILENPIQLYRVTVEVIDINDNSPSFPKDEINLKIVENAASGTRFSLEGADDPDVGINDIQKYTLKPLDNFKLEVQSQPDGGRFIEMVLQTPLDREKEETHTLVLIASDGGEPHRSGTVRIHITVLDANDNAPVCSQPVYKADVKENSPEGTVVTTVSANDADKGHYGEVMYSIAHVAKEAKQLFALNVKTGEIKVTGKLDFEKSKTYQLNVQASDHGGYTDTCKVIIQVIDENDNVPIIQLMSFSNSISEDSPPGTTIAVVNVDDEDSDGNGIVKCSINSDVPFKIESSLTGYYTIVTDNFLDRESVPEYNITITVSDQGSPPLTSSKNINVKVSDVNDNPPKFSQSEYSKTVPENNSPGISVFALSARDADWGQNARVSYFLEEKEINGLAVSSLVSVNSENGVVHAVRSLDYEQIKWFEFNVTARDAGSPPLSSVATIRIIVQDQNDNPPQVLYPVQTGGSVVAEMVPRSADVGYLVTKVVAVDVDSGQNAWLSYKLQKATDRALFEVGSQNGEIRTIRQVSDKDAVKQRLSVIVEDNGQPSRSATVIVNVAVADSFPEVLSEFSDFPHDKEYNDNLTFYLVLALAVVSFLFITCLVVIISVKIYRWRQSRILYHSNLPVIPYYPPRYSDTLGTTGTLQHVYNYEVCRTTDSRKSDCKFGRAGSQNVLIMDPSCSGTMQRMQSEKSILDEPDSPLEVRWNI, from the coding sequence ATGTTTTTCATGTGGATGATCGCTGGCAGGTCCCGATGGCAGGCACTGGTTGTCATTCTTTGTCTGTTGAAGCTGAGCTCGGTGAGCGGTCAGGCTCGGTATTCCATACCGGAGGAGCAGGCAGAGGGCTCTTTTGTCGGAAACATTGCTCGAGATTTAGGCTTGGACGTGGCGAGGCTGATATCAGGTAAAGCTCGTATTATTACAAAAGGAAGCCGACAGTATGTGGATTTAAACCGAGACAAAGGGACTCTTGTTATTAAAGAGCAAATCGACCGAGAAGAACTGTGTGGGAAGACGACGCCCTGCAGCTTCAGCTTCGAGGTCATTTTAGAGAATCCAATCCAGCTTTATCGGGTGACAGTGGAGGTAATAGACATTAATGATAACAGTCCGTCGTTCCCAAAAGATGAAATCAATTTGAAAATAGTTGAGAATGCTGCATCGGGGACTCGCTTCTCTCTAGAGGGTGCAGACGATCCTGATGTTGGAATTAATGACATTCAAAAATACACACTTAAGCCTTTAGATAATTTCAAATTGGAAGTACAGAGCCAGCCTGATGGAGGCAGATTTATCGAAATGGTTTTACAAACCCCGTTAGACCGAGAGAAGGAGGAGACGCACACACTGGTGTTGATTGCTTCAGATGGTGGTGAGCCACACAGATCAGGGACAGTGCGTATTCATATTACTGTGCTAGATGCGAACGATAATGCGCCAGTGTGCAGCCAGCCTGTTTATAAAGCAGATGTGAAGGAGAATTCTCCTGAAGGAACGGTGGTGACCACTGTTAGTGCAAATGATGCAGATAAGGGGCACTATGGTGAGGTAATGTATTCCATAGCTCACGTCGCCAAAGAGGCGAAGCAGCTTTTtgcattaaatgtaaaaactggaGAGATTAAAGTTACAGGTAAACTAGACTTTGAAAAATCTAAGACTTACCAACTTAACGTTCAGGCAAGTGACCACGGAGGATATACCGATACGTGCAAAGTTATCATACAAGTAATTGATGAGAATGACAACGTCCCTATAATACAGCTCATGTCTTTTTCCAACTCGATATCTGAGGATTCTCCTCCAGGTACAACTATAGCTGTAGTTAACGTGGATGACGAAGACTCTGATGGTAACGGTATTGTCAAGTGCTCCATTAACTCTGACGTACCTTTCAAAATTGAGTCTTCATTAACAGGTTATTACACCATAGTAACTGACAACTTCTTAGACAGAGAGAGTGTCCCTGAGTATAATATCACGATAACTGTATCTGATCAAGGCTCTCCACCTCTGACCAGCAGTAAAAACATCAATGTCAAGGTGTCTGACGTGAATGACAACCCACCCAAATTCAGTCAATCAGAATATAGTAAGACCGTACCAGAGAACAACTCTCCTGGAATTTCTGTGTTTGCTCTCAGTGCCAGAGATGCCGACTGGGGCCAAAACGCTCGAGTTTCTTACTTTCTGGAGGAAAAAGAGATTAATGGATTAGCTGTGTCATCGTTAGTGTCAGTAAATTCCGAGAATGGAGTCGTTCATGCCGTGAGATCGCTTGATTATGAACAGATCAAGTGGTTCGAATTTAACGTAACAGCTCGTGATGCTGGATCTCCTCCTCTGAGTTCAGTGGCTACAATTCGAATAATAGTCCAGGATCAGAACGACAACCCTCCTCAGGTCCTGTATCCAGTCCAGACTGGTGGCTCTGTGGTGGCTGAAATGGTGCCTCGTTCAGCAGATGTGGGCTATCTGGTGACCAAAGTGGTggctgttgatgtggactctggACAGAATGCGTGGCTTTCGTATAAActgcagaaagccacagacaggGCTCTGTTTGAAGTGGGCTCCCAGAATGGAGAGATCCGAACCATCCGCCAAGTGAGTGATAAAgatgcagtgaaacagagaCTGAGTGTTATAGTGGAGGACAACGGTCAGCCCTCTCGTTCAGCTACAGTCATTGTGAACGTGGCGGTGGCAGACAGCTTCCCTGAAGTTCTGTCGGAGTTCAGTGACTTTCCACACGACAAGGAGTACAATgacaacctgactttttacttgGTGTTGGCTCTGGCTGTGGTCTCCTTCCTGTTCATCACGTGTTTGGTGGTTATTATCTCCGTGAAAATCTACAGATGGAGACAGTCTCGCATCCTGTATCATTCCAACCTGCCTGTGATTCCATATTATCCTCCACGTTACTCAGACACTTTGGGGACAACAGGGACTCTCCAACACGTGTACAATTACGAGGTGTGCAGGACGACAGACTCGAGAAAGAGTGACTGTAAGTTCGGCAGAGCTGGTAGTCAGAACGTGTTGATCATGGATCCCAGTTGTTCAGGGACGATGCAGCGGATGCAGAGTGAGAAGAGCATCCTGGATGAACCAGACTCTCCTCTCGAGGTGAGGTGGAATATATAA
- the LOC118471158 gene encoding protocadherin gamma-A1-like, translating to MALEKSPPSCVKWRLYSRSVWSFLLFMWCLTHIVSGQIRYTIPEEMKRGSLIGNVAQDLGLDVQRLRSGRARIVTRQSIQYTELKTDKGILVVNERIDREQLCGDVTPCSFSFEVILENPMELHQVTVEITDINDNSPMFRKDEMKFEISESATLGSRFILPGAEDADVGSNGLQKYILTANDVFGLKQHSNPDGRKYAEMILQKPLDRESEPKISLKLIAVDGGNPHRSGTVNIDITVLDVNDNPPVFNQSVYRATVSENALKGTYITTVNASDADSGSNGLITYRFSNVKEQVTDIFYLDEVTGTVTLTGQVDYEKDKKYEIMIEAMDQGGLTDSSKVLIEIVDVNDNAPVINVMSFSSPVPEDSPSGTTVAIINVIDADSEKNGQVTCTTDSILPFKIKSTLRNYFALITDSPFDREVVPEYNITVRATDSGSPPLSSTTTLRLKISDVNDNAPLFDKRNYVAHLTENNSPGMSIFSVKARDIDWNQNARVSYFLEETQINGSPTSSYVSINTETGAVHAVRSFDYEQIKQLQLIVKAQDGGSPPLSSNVTVKILIQDQNDNPPQVLYPVQTGGSVVAEMVPRSADVGYLVTKVVAVDVDSGQNAWLSYKLQKATDRALFEVGSQNGEIRTIRQVSDKDAVKQRLSVIVEDNGQPSRSATVIVNVAVADSFPEVLSEFSDFPHDKEYNDNLTFYLVLALAVVSFLFITCLVVIISVKIYRWRQSRILYHSNLPVIPYYPPRYSDTLGTTGTLQHVYNYEVCRTTDSRKSDCKFGRAGSQNVLIMDPSCSGTMQRMQSEKSILDEPDSPLEVSCFFHVSFFILLYSMSCCA from the coding sequence ATGGCGCTTGAGAAATCTCCGCCGTCGTGTGTAAAATGGCGTTTGTACAGCAGGTCAGTATGGTCGTTTCTGCTGTTCATGTGGTGTCTCACTCACATCGTGTCTGGCCAAATCAGGTACACAATTCCAGAGGAGATGAAAAGGGGATCACTTATAGGCAACGTAGCTCAAGATCTTGGTCTGGATGTGCAAAGACTTCGTTCTGGTCGGGCCCGTATCGTGACCAGACAAAGCATCCAGTACACAGAgctgaaaacagacaaaggcATTTTAGTGGTGAACGAGAGAATAGACCGAGAGCAGCTTTGTGGAGACGTAACACCGTGCAGCTTCAGCTTTGAGGTGATTTTAGAAAATCCTATGGAGCTGCACCAAGTAACAGTAGAAATTACGGACATAAATGACAACTCTCCGATGTTTCGAAAGGACGAAATGAAATTTGAAATAAGCGAATCTGCCACACTGGGATCTCGCTTCATCTTACCCGGTGCAGAAGACGCAGATGTGGGCAGTAATGGACTCCAGAAGTACATATTAACTGCAAACGACGTATTTGGTTTGAAGCAGCATTCGAATCCAGACGGTCGAAAATATGCAGAGATGATTTTACAAAAACCGTTAGATCGAGAAAGTGAGCCAAAAATCTCACTGAAGCTTATTGCTGTTGACGGTGGAAATCCGCATAGATCTGGTACAGTAAATATAGATATTACAGTGCTCGATGTTAATGACAATCCTCCCGTTTTCAATCAGTCTGTCTACAGGGCTACGGTGTCggaaaatgcattaaaaggCACCTACATCACTACAGTGAATGCAAGTGATGCAGACAGCGGATCAAACGGTCTTATTACATATAGATTTTCAAACGTGAAAGAGCAGGTGAcggatattttttatttagatgAAGTTACTGGAACTGTAACACTCACAGGACAAGTGGATTATGAAAAGGATAAGAAATATGAAATTATGATTGAAGCTATGGACCAAGGAGGTCTGACAGATTCAAGTAAGGTGCTAATTGAAATCGTAGACGTCAATGATAACGCACCTGTCATTAATGTGATGTCATTCTCAAGCCCTGTGCCGGAGGATTCTCCCTCGGGAACCACGGTGGCAATAATTAATGTGATTGACGcagattcagaaaaaaatggccAAGTTACATGTACAACGGACAGTATCCTcccctttaaaataaaatcaacattacGTAATTACTTTGCATTAATAACAGATTCACCTTTTGATAGAGAAGTTGTACCAGAGTATAATATAACTGTAAGGGCCACCGATTCTGGATCCCCGCCTTTGTCAAGTACAACAACATTACGTTTAAAAATATCTGATGTTAATGACAACGCCCCATTATTTGATAAACGTAACTACGTTGCTCATCTTACGGAGAACAATTCTCCTGGTATGTCCATATTTTCCGTTAAAGCACGAGACATTGACTGGAATCAAAACGCTAGAGTATCGTACTTTCTCGAAGAAACACAGATCAATGGTAGTCCAACCTCTTCTTACGTCTCCATAAACACTGAAACTGGAGCTGTTCACGCAGTGCGCTCTTTTGACTATGAACAAATCAAACAGCTTCAATTAATAGTCAAAGCACAGGATGGAGGCTCTCCTCCACTCAGCAGCAATGTgacagtaaaaatactgatcCAGGACCAGAACGACAACCCTCCTCAGGTTCTGTATCCAGTCCAGACTGGTGGCTCTGTGGTGGCTGAAATGGTGCCTCGTTCAGCAGATGTGGGCTATCTGGTGACCAAAGTGGTggctgttgatgtggactctggACAGAATGCGTGGCTGTCGTATAAActgcagaaagccacagacaggGCTCTGTTTGAAGTGGGCTCCCAGAATGGAGAGATCCGAACCATCCGCCAAGTGAGTGACAAAgatgcagtgaaacagagaCTGAGTGTTATAGTGGAGGACAACGGTCAGCCCTCTCGTTCAGCTACAGTCATTGTGAACGTGGCGGTGGCGGACAGCTTCCCTGAAGTTCTGTCGGAGTTCAGTGACTTTCCACACGACAAGGAGTACAATgacaacctgactttttacttgGTGTTGGCTCTGGCTGTGGTCTCCTTCCTGTTCATCACGTGTTTGGTGGTTATTAtctcagtgaaaatctacagatgGAGACAGTCTCGCATCCTGTATCATTCCAACCTGCCTGTGATTCCTTATTATCCTCCACGTTACTCAGACACTTTGGGGACAACAGGGACTCTCCAACACGTGTACAATTACGAGGTGTGCAGGACGACAGACTCCAGAAAGAGTGACTGTAAGTTCGGCAGAGCTGGTAGTCAGAACGTGTTGATCATGGATCCCAGTTGTTCAGGGACGATGCAGCGGATGCAGAGTGAGAAGAGCATCCTGGATGAACCAGACTCTCCTCTAGAGGTCAGTTGTTTCTTCCAtgtgtccttttttattttactttactcCATGAGCTGTTGCGCCTAA
- the LOC129350333 gene encoding protocadherin gamma-A5-like, with translation MHLISREHTVQWQVRAFILVFLIEATVCQIRYSVPEEMRKGSFVGNVAEDLGIDAKRLKSGGARIVSGDSSEYIRLDVDKGILVVGDRIDREQLCGQTSPCSLNFEMILTNPMQLHSVVVEVLDVNDNAPAFHEKEMHLEILESALPGTEILQVSATDPDVGINALHDYTLQPKTHFNIKVLSSPNGHKYAQLYLSGALDREKEEKLLLTLTAVDGGEPQRSGTLKIHITVRDTNDNAPVFTQSVFKASVKENVPKETLVVRVSATDADEGMNGLVTYHFNRMSSSVAQLFHLDENSGDLTVNGVIDYEENKIYEIGVQAKDQGGQSTSTNVIIEVTDVNDNAPIITLTSFSSAIAEDSPSGTTVAIINVKDLDSGKNGKVDCSVNGNIPFAIHSSLKNYYTLVTNGVLDRERNPDYNITFTAVDEGSPPLSTNKTITLRVSDVNDNAPVFEQSYYEADIMENNSPGLSVFSVKAQDSDSGQNARVSYLLIDTELNGNPISTYISVNAESGVIEAVRSFDYEQIKTINVFVKGQDGGSPPLSSNTTVKLNIRDQNDNPPQVLYPVQTGGSVVAEMVPRSADVGYLVTKVVAVDVDSGQNAWLSYKLQKATDRALFEVGSQNGEIRTIRQVSDKDAVKQRLSVIVEDNGQPSRSATVIVNVAVADSFPEVLSEFSDFPHDKEYNDNLTFYLVLALAVVSFLFITCLVVIISVKIYRWRQSRILYHSNLPVIPYYPPRYSDTLGTTGTLQHVYNYEVCRTTDSRKSDCKFGRAGSQNVLIMDPSCSGTMQRMQSEKSILDEPDSPLEVRLFDKFIPTTNYACFFQRFILLFGLICNK, from the coding sequence ATGCATCTTATCAGCAGGGAACACACGGTTCAGTGGCAAGTACGGGCCTTCATCCTTGTTTTCCTCATCGAGGCGACAGTCTGCCAGATCCGCTACTCTGTCCCAGAAGAGATGAGAAAGGGCTCTTTTGTCGGAAATGTGGCTGAAGATTTAGGTATCGATGCTAAAAGGTTGAAATCAGGCGGTGCTCGAATTGTTAGCGGGGATAGCAGCGAGTATATTCGGCTGGATGTAGACAAAGGAATTCTGGTCGTGGGAGACAGAATAGATAGAGAGCAGCTCTGCGGACAGACATCGCCCTGTAGCTTgaattttgaaatgattttgaCGAATCCAATGCAACTGCATAGCGTTGTAGTCGAAGTATTAGATGTTAATGATAATGCCCCCGCGTTTCAtgagaaagaaatgcatttagaAATCCTGGAATCAGCTCTTCCAGGAACTGAAATATTACAAGTGAGTGCAACAGACCCTGATGTTGGTATCAACGCTTTACACGACTATACGTTACAGCCAAAAACGCATTTTAATATTAAGGTGCTGTCCAGCCCAAATGGGCATAAGTATGCACAGCTGTATCTTTCTGGTGCATTAGATcgtgagaaagaggagaagcTGCTTCTCACGTTAACAGCTGTGGATGGGGGTGAACCACAGCGATCAGgtacactgaaaatacacatAACTGTCCGAGATACAAATGACAATGCCCCCGTTTTTACGCAATCAGTTTTTAAGGCCTCAGTTAAAGAAAATGTTCCAAAAGAAACATTAGTGGTGAGGGTGAGTGCGACAGATGCAGATGAAGGGATGAACGGCCTTGTTACATACCACTTTAATCGTATGTCCAGTAGTGTTGCTCAACTATTCCATCTGGATGAAAACAGCGGTGATTTAACTGTAAATGGTGTTATTGATTACGAAGAGAATAAAATATATGAGATTGGCGTTCAGGCAAAAGATCAAGGTGGACAAAGCACATCAACGAATGTGATAATTGAGGTGACCGATGTAAATGACAATGCACCTATAATAACACTCACTTCGTTTTCTAGTGCTATAGCAGAGGATTCTCCGAGTGGAACTACTGTTGCTATCATAAATGTTAAAGATCTAGATTCAGGAAAAAATGGTAAAGTAGACTGCTCGGTTAACGGAAATATCCCGTTCGCAATCCACTCCTCTCTGAAGAATTATTACACTCTCGTCACAAACGGAGTCCTGGACAGGGAGCGTAATCCTGATTACAACATCACTTTCACGGCTGTGGATGAAGGCAGCCCACCACTCTCAACTAACAAGACAATAACGCTGAGAGTGTCAGACGTAAATGATAATGCTCCTGTATTTGAACAAAGTTATTATGAAGCTGATATCATGGAAAATAACTCCCCAGGATTATCTGTGTTTTCGGTGAAAGCACAGGACTCTGACTCGGGTCAGAACGCACGAGTCTCTTACCTGCTTATTGATACCGAGTTAAATGGCAACCCCATATCCACCTATATATCTGTAAACGCAGAAAGTGGAGTTATAGAGGCGGTGAGATCATTTGACTATGAGCAAATTAAAACCATAAATGTGTTTGTAAAAGGACAGGATGGAGGTTCGCCACCTTTAAGCAGCAATACCacagttaaattaaatattcGAGATCAGAATGACAACCCTCCTCAGGTCCTGTATCCAGTCCAGACTGGTGGCTCTGTGGTGGCTGAAATGGTGCCTCGTTCAGCAGATGTGGGCTATCTGGTGACCAAAGTGGTggctgttgatgtggactctggACAGAATGCGTGGCTGTCGTATAAActgcagaaagccacagacaggGCTCTGTTTGAAGTGGGCTCCCAGAATGGAGAGATCCGAACCATCCGCCAAGTGAGTGATAAAgatgcagtgaaacagagaCTGAGTGTTATAGTGGAGGACAACGGTCAGCCCTCTCGTTCAGCTACAGTCATTGTGAACGTGGCGGTGGCGGACAGCTTCCCTGAAGTTCTGTCAGAGTTCAGTGACTTTCCACACGACAAGGAGTACAATgacaacctgactttttacttgGTGTTGGCTCTGGCTGTGGTCTCCTTCCTGTTCATCACGTGTTTGGTGGTTATTAtctcagtgaaaatctacagatgGAGACAGTCTCGCATCCTGTATCATTCCAACCTGCCTGTGATTCCATATTATCCTCCACGTTACTCAGACACTTTGGGGACAACAGGGACTCTCCAGCACGTGTACAATTACGAGGTGTGCAGGACGACAGACTCGAGAAAGAGTGACTGTAAGTTCGGCAGAGCTGGTAGTCAGAACGTGCTGATCATGGATCCCAGTTGTTCAGGGACGATGCAGCGGATGCAAAGTGAGAAGAGCATCCTGGATGAACCAGACTCTCCTCTAGAGGTGAGACTTTTTGACAAATTCATCCCCACCACAAATTATGCTTGCTTTTTTCAAaggttcattttactttttgggCTCATATGTAACAAGTAA